A genomic stretch from Sphaerochaeta sp. includes:
- a CDS encoding class I SAM-dependent methyltransferase yields the protein MDDAKVVATYPSPQGWRGRLMLGMMNRGHAPLSRWGLSLLSPDKDAHVLDVGCGGGANIARLLRRCPDGGGGWLGCVSGERGVQQKEEPAGVGPLQHHPG from the coding sequence GTGGATGATGCGAAAGTTGTTGCAACATACCCGTCGCCCCAGGGATGGCGGGGACGTCTGATGCTTGGCATGATGAATCGCGGGCACGCGCCGCTTTCCCGCTGGGGTCTTTCTCTGCTGTCCCCGGACAAGGACGCCCATGTTCTTGATGTGGGCTGTGGGGGTGGGGCGAACATCGCCCGTCTTCTCAGACGCTGTCCGGACGGGGGTGGTGGATGGCTTGGATGCGTCAGCGGAGAGCGTGGCGTACAGCAAAAAGAAGAACCGGCGGGCGTTGGACCGTTGCAGCATCATCCAGGGTGA